A single genomic interval of Rosistilla ulvae harbors:
- a CDS encoding discoidin domain-containing protein, with amino-acid sequence MCSSRSYWRIVIHVILLLCLLPSLSNAQQAVSYEQLLNKVKAGVDDATLIRQIEESPIVYIVDLQQIEELRKAGASDAVIAAFQQDRVRSKDVITDFILIFDCSNSMNEPAQNGQSKMQVAKTTVAELIDMIPIGMPTSMIVYGHNVEEKCEAVKIGRPLTPLSGPDKAELRQFVMGLQPAGWTPIAKSLRVAGEVLDSKMDAYTGIVLISDGKETCGGDPASEARILAARHNIEFHVVGFDVDDDTRRQLENIARLGGGKYQGASSPEDLKGALKSVTDQINEAQQRLKDLAKQKEAELAAQRARAAELDKQLADRERQRQEAQALADRMASEKDLANEKLQDMERSLADRMKEIGDLNKAADAAAAALKSAKKTHDDLQAEHEKALADAGQKQDALREKLDDRMKEIAALNKAADATAAALDAAKKQQRDLQAEHAKALAEAEKQKDALRDKAADTAKQLAESMKNAKDLADQNARLADKQRAAEADRDRIAALLDAERKKGVALASDLAKSAHDLAALQRAADRAARQAADQLAAAERMKKSLTDQLDRANENAKNDAKRLATMRDAANDRADALAAELAEQGRRYDRELSDAEGRLNELASMKADVERQLADLLAQQEHAKNRPYNLASIDRGGRVVDAPSQLDDRQHGVQNLLRDGGIYRVPGRNPVSVVLAFENDQIADISQLRINPAGGPDSKNWVRNVRVEYSTTYSFTDFQPMLSVELAPQDQWIEFDLQPLVEARYLRITLLENFGGDAMECGRIEVVGKISESERDYPMELTNFASSQNGGSVSTKPNAHDEYHWGALHLIDGSPGRSWSSPIGTTTENATIRLAASTKIQFITVNPYSPSDSINWATRAAISVANSGGSFYDVGTIDLTAVGQEHVLRLNEAVDASLVRVELTSSQDASAVECSEVKVYGPTSPETEVRIDEVSLID; translated from the coding sequence ATGTGTTCGTCCAGATCCTATTGGCGGATCGTCATCCACGTCATCCTGCTTTTGTGCCTCTTGCCCAGCTTGTCCAATGCACAACAAGCTGTTTCTTATGAGCAACTGCTCAACAAAGTCAAAGCGGGCGTGGACGATGCCACGCTGATTCGGCAGATCGAAGAATCGCCGATCGTCTATATCGTCGATCTCCAGCAGATCGAAGAGCTTCGCAAAGCGGGGGCGTCGGATGCTGTGATCGCCGCATTCCAGCAGGATCGTGTTCGATCGAAGGATGTGATCACCGACTTCATTCTGATCTTCGATTGCAGCAACAGCATGAACGAACCGGCCCAGAACGGGCAATCGAAAATGCAAGTCGCGAAGACGACGGTTGCCGAATTGATCGATATGATTCCAATCGGCATGCCGACTTCGATGATCGTCTATGGACACAACGTCGAAGAAAAATGCGAAGCGGTAAAGATCGGCCGTCCTCTGACGCCGTTGAGCGGGCCCGATAAAGCGGAGTTGCGACAGTTTGTGATGGGGCTACAACCCGCCGGTTGGACTCCGATCGCAAAGTCCTTGCGGGTGGCCGGCGAGGTGCTCGACAGCAAAATGGACGCCTACACCGGAATCGTTTTGATCAGCGATGGCAAGGAGACGTGTGGTGGCGATCCTGCATCGGAAGCTCGAATTTTGGCAGCGCGGCACAATATCGAATTTCATGTCGTCGGTTTCGATGTCGATGATGACACACGCCGTCAACTAGAGAACATCGCTCGGTTGGGGGGGGGGAAGTATCAAGGTGCAAGTTCCCCCGAGGATCTCAAAGGGGCGCTGAAATCGGTCACCGATCAGATCAACGAAGCCCAACAACGTCTCAAGGATCTCGCCAAACAAAAGGAAGCGGAGCTTGCAGCCCAGCGGGCCCGCGCGGCCGAGTTGGACAAACAGCTTGCCGATCGCGAGCGTCAACGCCAGGAGGCCCAAGCGTTGGCCGATCGGATGGCAAGCGAAAAGGACCTCGCCAACGAGAAGCTTCAAGATATGGAGCGTTCGCTGGCCGACCGCATGAAGGAGATCGGGGATCTTAACAAGGCAGCGGATGCTGCTGCGGCGGCGCTCAAATCGGCGAAGAAGACGCACGACGATCTGCAAGCTGAGCACGAAAAGGCCCTTGCCGATGCTGGCCAAAAGCAGGACGCGCTCCGTGAAAAGCTCGACGATCGGATGAAAGAAATCGCTGCTTTGAACAAAGCGGCCGATGCCACCGCCGCGGCGCTCGATGCCGCCAAGAAGCAACAGCGGGATCTGCAAGCTGAACACGCCAAGGCGCTAGCCGAAGCGGAAAAGCAGAAGGATGCGCTGCGAGACAAAGCGGCCGATACCGCCAAACAGTTGGCTGAGTCGATGAAAAACGCAAAGGATTTAGCGGACCAGAACGCAAGGCTGGCGGACAAACAACGGGCGGCCGAAGCGGATCGCGATCGGATTGCCGCGTTGCTTGATGCCGAGCGAAAGAAGGGAGTTGCGTTGGCGTCCGATCTCGCCAAATCGGCGCACGATTTGGCTGCGTTGCAGCGTGCGGCGGACCGCGCCGCTCGCCAGGCCGCCGATCAATTGGCCGCTGCAGAGCGAATGAAAAAGTCGTTGACGGATCAGTTGGATCGAGCCAATGAAAACGCCAAAAACGATGCGAAACGCCTCGCGACGATGCGAGATGCGGCGAACGATCGCGCCGACGCACTGGCAGCGGAACTTGCCGAACAGGGGCGGCGGTACGACCGTGAACTGAGCGATGCGGAGGGGCGGCTCAATGAATTGGCTTCGATGAAGGCAGACGTCGAACGCCAATTGGCCGACCTGTTGGCCCAGCAGGAACATGCCAAGAACCGGCCCTACAATTTGGCCTCGATCGATCGTGGTGGTCGTGTCGTCGATGCGCCGAGCCAGTTGGACGATCGGCAACATGGCGTGCAAAATTTGTTGCGAGATGGCGGCATCTACCGAGTTCCCGGACGCAATCCGGTGTCGGTGGTGCTCGCGTTTGAGAACGATCAGATCGCCGACATCAGCCAGCTGAGGATCAATCCCGCCGGCGGTCCCGACTCAAAAAATTGGGTCCGCAACGTTCGCGTTGAGTATTCGACGACCTACAGCTTTACCGATTTTCAGCCGATGTTGTCGGTCGAACTCGCCCCGCAGGACCAGTGGATCGAATTCGATCTTCAGCCTCTGGTCGAAGCACGCTACTTGCGTATTACGCTGCTGGAGAACTTTGGCGGCGATGCGATGGAGTGCGGGCGAATCGAAGTGGTTGGGAAGATCTCCGAAAGCGAACGCGACTATCCGATGGAGCTGACCAATTTTGCCAGCTCGCAAAACGGTGGCTCGGTCTCGACCAAACCGAATGCCCACGATGAATACCATTGGGGCGCGTTGCATTTGATCGATGGCTCGCCGGGGCGCAGCTGGTCCAGCCCGATCGGCACGACGACTGAAAACGCGACGATTCGCTTGGCCGCGTCGACGAAGATCCAGTTCATCACAGTGAATCCGTACTCTCCGAGCGATTCGATCAATTGGGCCACGCGTGCTGCGATCTCCGTCGCCAACAGCGGCGGTTCGTTCTACGACGTCGGAACGATCGACCTGACAGCCGTTGGACAAGAGCATGTGTTGCGGTTGAACGAAGCGGTCGATGCGTCGTTGGTGCGCGTGGAATTGACCAGCTCGCAGGACGCCAGCGCCGTCGAATGTAGCGAAGTGAAAGTCTACGGCCCCACATCGCCGGAAACCGAAGTCCGAATCGATGAAGTGAGTTTGATCGACTGA
- a CDS encoding LamG domain-containing protein: MAEETATLIFEDDFQRNESQEQTDEVGNGWKTNSKARAGGNKQVDLRDGAMYIYIHETADHGVSVVQPAEFRDGRVEVKFMLEDDKDSLGVNFADLKFKEVWAGHLCKVDIGTKAVAITDLKTGLMDLKIRTQRRSGTLPADQQKMLKSKTKRVANALETGKWYHAVATIVGDTLSVSIDGKQIVSFSSAGIAHPTKRMLRLSVKRNVVVDDLKIYSLADAKK; this comes from the coding sequence ATGGCGGAAGAGACCGCGACGTTGATCTTCGAAGACGATTTCCAGAGAAACGAGTCGCAGGAACAGACCGATGAGGTTGGCAACGGTTGGAAGACCAACAGCAAAGCGCGAGCCGGTGGCAACAAACAGGTCGATCTTCGCGATGGGGCGATGTATATCTACATCCACGAGACGGCCGACCATGGCGTCTCGGTCGTTCAGCCGGCTGAGTTTCGCGACGGCCGCGTCGAGGTGAAGTTTATGCTCGAGGACGATAAGGATTCGTTGGGGGTAAACTTTGCCGATCTGAAGTTCAAAGAGGTTTGGGCTGGCCACCTTTGCAAAGTCGATATCGGGACGAAAGCGGTAGCGATCACCGATCTAAAAACTGGCCTGATGGATCTGAAGATTCGCACGCAACGCAGATCCGGTACGCTGCCCGCCGATCAGCAGAAGATGCTTAAGTCGAAGACAAAACGGGTCGCCAATGCGCTGGAGACGGGGAAGTGGTATCACGCCGTGGCGACGATCGTTGGCGACACGTTAAGCGTTTCGATCGATGGCAAACAGATCGTTTCGTTTTCATCCGCCGGGATCGCTCACCCGACCAAGAGGATGCTGCGTCTATCGGTGAAGCGAAACGTTGTCGTCGACGACCTTAAAATCTATTCGCTTGCCGACGCAAAGAAGTAA
- a CDS encoding DUF1549 and DUF1553 domain-containing protein codes for MNRTRCCFSLLSVFLLALLFVQPAVLNAQTAKQRAKALNAARKKAAAEKAKPPKIVLPIDKAPRTQVTVAPVDPARKHRMKTVALQIDQIVVEHLRSKGARANPPVSDEVFLRRIYLDITGTIPTLEQAEAFLKSTAPDKRSALIDELLNSPGYASHHYNYWADVLRIVDKPDGNNYLRPYGEWIKQSLRDNTHWNVMVREMLTAEGKVWENPAAGYKLRDDGMPLDNLNNTIRIFLGTRIGCAQCHDHPFDRWTQREFYELAAFEGGVRTRKYDRELTMAQKQATQSSDRRLIGQVNRLVNLNRKEVIETEAKLRFPHDYAYDDAKPKQLVEPNVIFGSMPRMDGNSTRREAFAAWLTANDNPRFALTIANRMWQRVIGVGLIDPVDDITEDTFPSIPKLMDLLVSEMKRLDYDLKEFLRMLYNTHIYQRQATAVDPEDPTAEYLVTGPVMRRMSAEQVWDSMLTLTLEDPDSLIRHNDESYCDAIALPPAVTAAQLVSTYPRMIEYSREERATDRMMEYKRIVLRRASELPQPVPADHFLRQFGQSDRNIIGNNSTEGTVPQLLTMFNGPVTHMMLEPGSLLVDKVTSRDSLNDRIETIFLSILSRYPTEDQSRLAKQIVVEYKIPGYGDIIWSLLNTREFVFIQ; via the coding sequence ATGAATCGCACACGCTGCTGTTTCTCGTTACTCTCGGTTTTTCTGCTCGCCCTGTTGTTCGTGCAACCGGCGGTTTTGAACGCTCAAACTGCCAAACAGCGTGCCAAAGCACTCAACGCGGCTCGTAAGAAAGCTGCCGCGGAGAAAGCCAAACCGCCAAAGATCGTGTTGCCAATCGATAAGGCACCGCGTACCCAGGTGACTGTGGCTCCTGTCGATCCGGCGCGGAAGCATCGGATGAAAACCGTTGCTTTGCAAATCGATCAAATCGTTGTCGAACATCTACGTTCCAAAGGAGCCAGAGCGAATCCGCCGGTCTCCGACGAAGTCTTTCTGCGTCGGATCTATTTGGACATCACCGGCACGATTCCTACGCTGGAACAAGCCGAGGCGTTTTTGAAGTCAACGGCACCCGACAAACGGTCGGCGTTGATCGACGAACTGCTGAACTCACCCGGCTATGCCAGCCATCATTACAACTACTGGGCCGACGTCTTGCGGATCGTCGACAAGCCCGACGGCAATAACTATCTGCGTCCCTACGGGGAGTGGATCAAACAGTCTTTGCGAGACAACACGCACTGGAACGTGATGGTTCGGGAGATGTTAACCGCCGAGGGGAAGGTCTGGGAGAATCCGGCGGCAGGTTACAAGTTGCGCGACGATGGGATGCCGTTGGACAATCTGAACAACACCATTCGCATCTTCTTGGGAACGCGGATCGGATGCGCCCAGTGTCACGATCATCCGTTCGACCGCTGGACGCAGCGAGAGTTCTACGAATTGGCGGCCTTCGAAGGGGGAGTTCGCACGCGAAAATACGATCGCGAATTGACGATGGCTCAAAAACAGGCGACGCAAAGTTCGGATCGCCGATTGATTGGCCAAGTTAATCGGTTGGTGAATCTGAATCGCAAGGAGGTGATCGAGACGGAGGCGAAGTTGCGCTTCCCACACGATTACGCCTACGACGATGCGAAGCCGAAGCAGTTGGTCGAACCGAACGTTATCTTCGGATCGATGCCTCGCATGGACGGTAATTCGACGCGACGCGAGGCTTTCGCCGCGTGGTTGACCGCCAACGATAACCCGCGATTTGCGTTGACGATTGCGAATCGGATGTGGCAGCGCGTGATTGGCGTTGGCTTGATCGATCCTGTCGATGACATCACCGAAGACACTTTCCCATCGATTCCCAAGTTGATGGACCTGTTGGTGTCGGAGATGAAGCGACTCGATTACGACCTCAAAGAGTTTCTTCGCATGCTCTATAACACGCACATCTACCAACGCCAAGCGACGGCGGTCGACCCCGAGGATCCAACCGCTGAGTATTTGGTAACGGGCCCGGTGATGCGACGGATGTCGGCCGAACAGGTGTGGGATTCGATGCTGACGTTGACGTTGGAAGATCCCGATTCATTGATCCGACACAACGATGAAAGCTACTGCGACGCAATTGCATTGCCCCCCGCCGTCACCGCGGCTCAATTGGTTTCGACCTACCCCCGGATGATCGAATACAGCCGCGAGGAACGGGCGACCGATCGGATGATGGAATACAAGCGAATCGTGCTGCGTCGAGCGTCGGAGTTGCCGCAACCGGTTCCCGCCGATCATTTTTTGCGTCAGTTTGGACAGAGCGATCGAAACATCATCGGTAACAATTCGACAGAAGGAACGGTCCCTCAATTGTTGACGATGTTCAATGGTCCAGTGACGCACATGATGTTGGAACCGGGGTCGCTGTTGGTCGACAAGGTGACGAGCCGCGATTCGTTAAACGATCGGATCGAGACAATTTTTCTGAGTATCTTAAGCCGGTATCCGACCGAGGATCAGAGCCGCTTGGCCAAGCAGATCGTTGTCGAATACAAGATTCCCGGGTACGGCGATATCATCTGGTCGCTGCTGAACACGCGCGAGTTCGTTTTCATCCAATAG